A portion of the Juglans microcarpa x Juglans regia isolate MS1-56 chromosome 1D, Jm3101_v1.0, whole genome shotgun sequence genome contains these proteins:
- the LOC121248937 gene encoding uncharacterized protein LOC121248937 isoform X2: MESSKRTPSVIARLMGLDELQPQQPVQKQQRVLSEYYLQRVASIGVREKRPSHEHASFRMSIEERKELSYIFRVLETLSRHKQHNPPVKEGKGSSSSSEEKLAFIRQDFLDAKCLSVDKKLQNRTEVQDATKTTYFKKDPFPKYRQEPDSSFGKFFHDRQGVPLDKCRKLGREAVQGNVKLLHKSDNGQNSHAEIDINDICKISRSQLESNSEACHPPTKIVIWKPNHGKAENDARCFSSYCSCEGLPLGDRRLKELRNTENGKLDIKVSEGKNLAYGLESTRQCPVDSKEDATKQTRHGLIWISPKVSRSELRVDGTSSKDSELMMPSNLSDRKNRYKFLFSFSHGSYVSRGAKKQILEQWKLNKTFQKDGLVGRASTLRGLLATANGEIGTRNVHHKPSKYGLSNQTAPNDVQVNSGVLLGVVNRYGLKDGSVRNFPMITSPPASSSASLQSDRYLSLERSINWAQHKSRNQNLNQKDGLGYNNMFSYKKSHPFPCSDLEVKRIAEDMLVVVDEVKGQLDKDLSNQDFMGSQLSSSVSYSDMGNSCIVQDTWVVKGEMKHKLHNSNMSAQNILQLPQPLVCSAASVSVVTDVVTAAEGKVASGAGRPCGYSKEEQFESIPCILDTNSDSSSHTLDTSIQQVMSVGFHEEGSVFSQCSHTEPESRLSLVDAYYPSPVSVLEPACIEDLSCSLECLETVNTDDIYEIQAEGSGMIVSSDEDSGEGSVNDPEENEGLMRLFRVEESRNFSYLTDVLTEAGFHDGILDMDFSTWHSPEYPMNLSVFETLEKQLGEQASWKRPERRLLFDRINSGLMEILRPCMGVPKWAKPISKRFKPRLSQDIIEEELWMLLISQEKEASKDSTVKVLQKELNSLDLGDDIDVIGSEIERLLIDELATEVISMDTF, encoded by the exons ATGGAATCCAGTAAAAGAACGCCCAGCGTTATTGCTAGATTGATGGGTCTTGATGAACTGCAGCCTCAGCAGCCTGTCCAAAAACAACAAAGAGTTCTTTCTGAGTATTATTTACAGAGAGTTGCTTCTATAGGTGTCAGGGAGAAGCGCCCATCCCATGAACATGCTTCATTTAGGATGAGCATTGAAGAGCGAAAGGAATTAAGTTACATCTTTAGAGTATTGGAAACATTGAGTAGGCATAAGCAACATAATCCCCCTGTTAAAGAGGGGAAAGGTAGCTCCAGTTCATCAGAAGAGAAATTGGCATTCATAAGGCAGGattttttagatgcaaaatGCCTTTCAGTGGATAAGAAGCTTCAAAACCGGACGGAAGTTCAAGATGCAACAAAGACTACATATTTTAAGAAAGACCCTTTTCCAAAATATCGCCAAGAACCAGATTCTTCATTTGGCAAGTTCTTCCATGATCGGCAAGGTGTACCTCTGGACAAATGTAGAAAGTTAGGGAGGGAAGCTGTACAAGGGAATGTTAAATTGCTGCACAAATCCGACAATGGCCAAAATTCCCATGCCGAAATTGACATCAATGATATATGCAAAATTTCAAGATCTCAATTGGAGTCAAACAGCGAAGCATGCCATCCCCCAACAAAAATTGTTATTTGGAAACCAAACCATGGCAAGGCAGAGAATGATGCACGGTGTTTCTCTTCATATTGTTCTTGTGAAGGTTTGCCTTTGGGTGATAGGAGGCTTAAAGAGCTTCGTAATACTGAAAATGGGAAATTAGACATCAAAGTCAGTGAGGGGAAGAATTTGGCTTACGGCTTGGAATCTACTAGGCAATGCCCGGTAGATTCAAAAGAGGACGCTACCAAACAAACAAGGCATGGCTTAATCTGGATTTCACCTAAGGTATCAAGATCAGAATTGAGAGTTGATGGCACATCTTCCAAAGATTCTGAGCTGATGATGCCTTCAAATTTATCTGATCGGAAGAATCGATACAAgttcttgttttcattttcacatGGGTCATATGTTTCCAGGGGAGCAAAAAAGCAAATCTTGGAACAATGGAAGTTGAATAAGACGTTCCAAAAAGATGGATTGGTTGGTAGAGCGAGTACTCTGCGTGGATTGCTTGCCACGGCTAATGGTGAAATTGGAACAAGAAATGTCCATCACAAGCCTAGTAAGTACGGCCTGAGCAATCAAACTGCTCCAAATGATGTGCAAGTGAACTCGGGTGTTCTTTTAGGTGTTGTCAACAGGTATGGCTTGAAAGATGGGTCTGTCAGAAACTTTCCAATGATCACATCTCCTCCTGCATCTTCTTCTGCCA GTCTTCAGAGCGACAGGTATTTGAGCCTGGAAAGGTCTATTAATTGGGCACAACACAAATCaagaaatcaaaatttaaacCAGAAAGATGGTTTAGGATATAACAACATGTTCAGCTATAAGAAATCTCATCCTTTTCCCTGCTCGGATTTAGAAGTTAAACGTATTGCAGAAGATATGCTTGTGGTCGTGGATGAGGTGAAGGGCCAACTCGACAAGGATCTGTCTAATCAGGATTTTATGGGTTCTCAGTTAAGCTCCAGTGTTTCTTACTCTGATATGGGAAATAGTTGCATTGTACAGGACACATGGGTGGTGAAAGGTGAGATGAAGCACAAGCTTCATAACAGCAACATGTCAGCACAGAACATCTTGCAGCTTCCTCAGCCCTTGGTTTGTAGTGCTGCCTCAGTGAGTGTGGTAACTGATGTGGTAACTGCTGCAGAGGGTAAGGTTGCGAGTGGGGCCGGCAGGCCTTGTGGATATTCCAAGGAAGAGCAGTTTGAATCAATTCCCTGCATCTTAGACACAAATTCTGATTCTTCTAGTCATACCTTGGATACATCAATTCAGCAG GTAATGTCAGTTGGATTTCATGAAGAAGGTTCTGTTTTCTCACAGTGCTCTCACACAGAGCCAGAATCCAGATTGAGCTTGGTGGATGCTTATTATCCCAGTCCAGTTTCGGTTCTGGAACCTGCTTGCATAGAAGACCTTTCATGTAGTTTGGAATGCTTAGAGACTGTCAACACTGACGACATTTATG AAATACAAGCAGAAGGATCTGGAATGATCGTGTCAAGTGATGAAGATTCCGGAGAAGGATCTGTAAATGACCCTGAAGAAAACGAAGGGTTAATGAGATTATTTAGAGTGGAAGAAAGCAGGAATTTCTCCTACCTTACTGATGTCTTAACTGAGGCAGGTTTTCATGATGGGATCCTTGATATGGACTTTTCTACCTGGCATTCTCCAGAATACCCAATGAACCTTTCAGTTTTTGAGACTTTAGAAAAACAGCTTGGTGAGCAAGCTTCCTGGAAGAGGCCGGAAAGGAGGCTACTCTTTGACCGAATTAATTCAGGGCTTATGGAGATTCTCCGGCCATGCATGGGTGTGCCCAAATGGGCAAAGCCTATATCCAAGAGATTTAAGCCAAGGCTGAGTCAGGACATAATTGAGGAAGAGTTGTGGATGTTGCTAATCAGCCAAGAAAAGGAAGCGAGTAAGGACTCGACAGTGAAAGTGCTGCAAAAGGAACTGAATTCTTTAGATTTAGGAGATGATATTGATGTTATAGGTAGTGAAATAGAGAGATTATTGATTGATGAGCTTGCGACAGAGGTGATTAGCATGGACACTTTTTGA
- the LOC121248937 gene encoding uncharacterized protein LOC121248937 isoform X1, which yields MESSKRTPSVIARLMGLDELQPQQPVQKQQRVLSEYYLQRVASIGVREKRPSHEHASFRMSIEERKELSYIFRVLETLSRHKQHNPPVKEGKGSSSSSEEKLAFIRQDFLDAKCLSVDKKLQNRTEVQDATKTTYFKKDPFPKYRQEPDSSFGKFFHDRQGVPLDKCRKLGREAVQGNVKLLHKSDNGQNSHAEIDINDICKISRSQLESNSEACHPPTKIVIWKPNHGKAENDARCFSSYCSCEGLPLGDRRLKELRNTENGKLDIKVSEGKNLAYGLESTRQCPVDSKEDATKQTRHGLIWISPKVSRSELRVDGTSSKDSELMMPSNLSDRKNRYKFLFSFSHGSYVSRGAKKQILEQWKLNKTFQKDGLVGRASTLRGLLATANGEIGTRNVHHKPSKYGLSNQTAPNDVQVNSGVLLGVVNRYGLKDGSVRNFPMITSPPASSSASLQSDRYLSLERSINWAQHKSRNQNLNQKDGLGYNNMFSYKKSHPFPCSDLEVKRIAEDMLVVVDEVKGQLDKDLSNQDFMGSQLSSSVSYSDMGNSCIVQDTWVVKGEMKHKLHNSNMSAQNILQLPQPLVCSAASVSVVTDVVTAAEGKVASGAGRPCGYSKEEQFESIPCILDTNSDSSSHTLDTSIQQVMSVGFHEEGSVFSQCSHTEPESRLSLVDAYYPSPVSVLEPACIEDLSCSLECLETVNTDDIYDFSEIQAEGSGMIVSSDEDSGEGSVNDPEENEGLMRLFRVEESRNFSYLTDVLTEAGFHDGILDMDFSTWHSPEYPMNLSVFETLEKQLGEQASWKRPERRLLFDRINSGLMEILRPCMGVPKWAKPISKRFKPRLSQDIIEEELWMLLISQEKEASKDSTVKVLQKELNSLDLGDDIDVIGSEIERLLIDELATEVISMDTF from the exons ATGGAATCCAGTAAAAGAACGCCCAGCGTTATTGCTAGATTGATGGGTCTTGATGAACTGCAGCCTCAGCAGCCTGTCCAAAAACAACAAAGAGTTCTTTCTGAGTATTATTTACAGAGAGTTGCTTCTATAGGTGTCAGGGAGAAGCGCCCATCCCATGAACATGCTTCATTTAGGATGAGCATTGAAGAGCGAAAGGAATTAAGTTACATCTTTAGAGTATTGGAAACATTGAGTAGGCATAAGCAACATAATCCCCCTGTTAAAGAGGGGAAAGGTAGCTCCAGTTCATCAGAAGAGAAATTGGCATTCATAAGGCAGGattttttagatgcaaaatGCCTTTCAGTGGATAAGAAGCTTCAAAACCGGACGGAAGTTCAAGATGCAACAAAGACTACATATTTTAAGAAAGACCCTTTTCCAAAATATCGCCAAGAACCAGATTCTTCATTTGGCAAGTTCTTCCATGATCGGCAAGGTGTACCTCTGGACAAATGTAGAAAGTTAGGGAGGGAAGCTGTACAAGGGAATGTTAAATTGCTGCACAAATCCGACAATGGCCAAAATTCCCATGCCGAAATTGACATCAATGATATATGCAAAATTTCAAGATCTCAATTGGAGTCAAACAGCGAAGCATGCCATCCCCCAACAAAAATTGTTATTTGGAAACCAAACCATGGCAAGGCAGAGAATGATGCACGGTGTTTCTCTTCATATTGTTCTTGTGAAGGTTTGCCTTTGGGTGATAGGAGGCTTAAAGAGCTTCGTAATACTGAAAATGGGAAATTAGACATCAAAGTCAGTGAGGGGAAGAATTTGGCTTACGGCTTGGAATCTACTAGGCAATGCCCGGTAGATTCAAAAGAGGACGCTACCAAACAAACAAGGCATGGCTTAATCTGGATTTCACCTAAGGTATCAAGATCAGAATTGAGAGTTGATGGCACATCTTCCAAAGATTCTGAGCTGATGATGCCTTCAAATTTATCTGATCGGAAGAATCGATACAAgttcttgttttcattttcacatGGGTCATATGTTTCCAGGGGAGCAAAAAAGCAAATCTTGGAACAATGGAAGTTGAATAAGACGTTCCAAAAAGATGGATTGGTTGGTAGAGCGAGTACTCTGCGTGGATTGCTTGCCACGGCTAATGGTGAAATTGGAACAAGAAATGTCCATCACAAGCCTAGTAAGTACGGCCTGAGCAATCAAACTGCTCCAAATGATGTGCAAGTGAACTCGGGTGTTCTTTTAGGTGTTGTCAACAGGTATGGCTTGAAAGATGGGTCTGTCAGAAACTTTCCAATGATCACATCTCCTCCTGCATCTTCTTCTGCCA GTCTTCAGAGCGACAGGTATTTGAGCCTGGAAAGGTCTATTAATTGGGCACAACACAAATCaagaaatcaaaatttaaacCAGAAAGATGGTTTAGGATATAACAACATGTTCAGCTATAAGAAATCTCATCCTTTTCCCTGCTCGGATTTAGAAGTTAAACGTATTGCAGAAGATATGCTTGTGGTCGTGGATGAGGTGAAGGGCCAACTCGACAAGGATCTGTCTAATCAGGATTTTATGGGTTCTCAGTTAAGCTCCAGTGTTTCTTACTCTGATATGGGAAATAGTTGCATTGTACAGGACACATGGGTGGTGAAAGGTGAGATGAAGCACAAGCTTCATAACAGCAACATGTCAGCACAGAACATCTTGCAGCTTCCTCAGCCCTTGGTTTGTAGTGCTGCCTCAGTGAGTGTGGTAACTGATGTGGTAACTGCTGCAGAGGGTAAGGTTGCGAGTGGGGCCGGCAGGCCTTGTGGATATTCCAAGGAAGAGCAGTTTGAATCAATTCCCTGCATCTTAGACACAAATTCTGATTCTTCTAGTCATACCTTGGATACATCAATTCAGCAG GTAATGTCAGTTGGATTTCATGAAGAAGGTTCTGTTTTCTCACAGTGCTCTCACACAGAGCCAGAATCCAGATTGAGCTTGGTGGATGCTTATTATCCCAGTCCAGTTTCGGTTCTGGAACCTGCTTGCATAGAAGACCTTTCATGTAGTTTGGAATGCTTAGAGACTGTCAACACTGACGACATTTATG ATTTCTCAGAAATACAAGCAGAAGGATCTGGAATGATCGTGTCAAGTGATGAAGATTCCGGAGAAGGATCTGTAAATGACCCTGAAGAAAACGAAGGGTTAATGAGATTATTTAGAGTGGAAGAAAGCAGGAATTTCTCCTACCTTACTGATGTCTTAACTGAGGCAGGTTTTCATGATGGGATCCTTGATATGGACTTTTCTACCTGGCATTCTCCAGAATACCCAATGAACCTTTCAGTTTTTGAGACTTTAGAAAAACAGCTTGGTGAGCAAGCTTCCTGGAAGAGGCCGGAAAGGAGGCTACTCTTTGACCGAATTAATTCAGGGCTTATGGAGATTCTCCGGCCATGCATGGGTGTGCCCAAATGGGCAAAGCCTATATCCAAGAGATTTAAGCCAAGGCTGAGTCAGGACATAATTGAGGAAGAGTTGTGGATGTTGCTAATCAGCCAAGAAAAGGAAGCGAGTAAGGACTCGACAGTGAAAGTGCTGCAAAAGGAACTGAATTCTTTAGATTTAGGAGATGATATTGATGTTATAGGTAGTGAAATAGAGAGATTATTGATTGATGAGCTTGCGACAGAGGTGATTAGCATGGACACTTTTTGA